From the genome of Aggregicoccus sp. 17bor-14:
GAGGAAGCCGAAGCCGTCGCCGTCCGGCAGCTGCACGTCCAGCACCAGCAGGTCCGGGCGGCGCTCGCGCAGCGCGCGGCGCGCGTCCGCGAGGCTGCCTGCGAGTGCCACCTCGAAGCCGTGGCTCTCCAGCACCTCGCGGCAGATGGAAGCGATCTTGAGATCGTCGTCGATGACCAGCACCCGCCCGTGCGAGCGCGCCCCGGCCCCGCGCACCAGCGACTCCACCGCCGCCTCGAGCGCCCCGGGCTGCACCGGCTTGAGCAGGAAGGCGTCCGCCCCGGCGCTGAACGCGCGGCCGCGCTCCTCGGCCCGGCTGAGGACGAGCAGCCGCACCCCGCGCGTCTCCGGATCGTGGCGCAAAATCTCCGCCACCTGCAGCCCGCCCACGTCCGGCAGCTGCGAGCCGAGCACGATGGCCTGGGGATGATCCCTGCGCGCGAGCGCCAGCGCCTCCTCGGCGCTCGAGGCGAAGCGCACCTCGAAGCCGCGCGCCGCGAGCAGCGCCTTGAGCCCGTAGCCGAGCGCCGCATCCTGCTCCACCACCAGCACGCGGCCCACGCTGGCCCCCGCGAGCGCGCGCCGGGCGGCGGGCTCGTCCACGCGAGCGGCCTCGTCTGCGTTCTGGGGCGGCTCCACCGGGAGCACCGCGACGAAGTGGGCGCCGTCCGCGCAGGGCTCCGCCCAGATGCGCCCGCCGTGCGCCTCCACGATGCTGCGGCTGATGGCGAGCCCCAGGCCGGTGCCACGCACGGCGCGTGTGCGCGGGCTGTGCGCCTGCTCGAAGCGATCGAAGATGCGCTCCAGGTCGCGCTCGGGGATGGGCTCGCCGTTGTTCCAGCAGCTGAGCACCACCCAGCCGGGCAGCTCGGGGCTCGCGCTCAGGTCCAGGCGGATGTCGCCGTCGCGCGGGGTGAACTTCACCGCGTTGGTGAGCAGGTTGTTGAGCACCTGGGTGAGGCGGTCCGCGTCCGCCACCGCCTTGAGCGGCTGCGCGGGCAGCTGCAGCGTCACCCGGATGCGCTTCTCCAGGAAGGCGGGCCCGTAGTGCTCGGCGGCGCGGCGCACCAGGTCGTCCAGCGCGCCGAGCTCGAAGCGCATCCGCATGCGGCCCTGCGCGAACTTGGAGAGGTCCAGCAGGTCGTCCACGATCGCGTTGAGCCGGTCCGTGCTCTCGCGCGCCATCGAGAGGTAGCGGTGCTGCTTCTCGTTGAGCTCGCCGGTGAGGAAGTTGAGCACCAGATCCAGCGCGCCCGAGATGGAGGTCAGGGGCGTGCGCAGCTCGTGGCTCACCATGGAGACGAACGCGTCCTTGCGCTCCTCCAGCCGCTTCTGCTCCGTCACGTCCCGCAGCACCACGCACACGCCGCGCAGCTGGCCGCGCGCGTCGTTCACCGGCGTGACCGTGGACTGCACGGTGCGATCGAAGAGGTGCAGCTCCTCCACCAGCGCCTGCGCGCCGCCGTACTCCCAGCCGCGCACCAGCTCGAAGGGATAGAAGCCGAGCTTCTCCTGCAGGTGGCGCGCGGTGGCCTCGGCGGGGTCGTCCCCCAACCGCAAGAGCCTGCGCGCGGCGGGGTTGAGCACCACGAGCTCGTTCTTCTCGTCCGTGAGCAGGACGCCGTCCGCCATGGACTCCACCATCCGCTCCACGCGCAGCCGGGCCTCCTCCTCGGAGGCCCGCAGCGCCTGGATGGCGTCCGTGGTCTGGTTGGCGAGCACGTCCAGCAGCGCCCCGTCCTCGTCCCCGTAGGCGCCGGGCGCGCGGGAGAAGAGCGTGAGCGTGCCCACGGTGCGCCCGCTCGCGGTGAGCGGCACGCTGAGCTGCGAGGCGAAGGAGACCTGCGCCTGCACCTCCTGGGTCACCGTGCCGGACACGCGCACCGTGAGCCGGTCCTCGGGCAGCAGGTAGCCGGAGCTCTTGCGGTAGGCGGCGATCATCTGGTCCTTCACGCCCACCAGCGCGCGCTCGCCCACCAGGCCCCGGCAGCGCAGCCGCAGCGTGGCCGAGCGCCCGCCGTTCACCGAGACCACCGCGGCGCCGCAGTCGTAGGGCAGCACGCGCCCCACCGCGCTGAGCACGCGGTCGATGATGGCGTCGTAGCTGGGCGGGTCCTGCGCGCTCTGGCGGCTCACGTCGTAGAGCACGCCCAGGGCGTCCACCCGCTGCTGCAGCTTGCGCAGCAGGCGCTCGCGGTCGCGGCGCAGCTGGGTGAGCTCCACCGCGCCGTTCACCGTGACCTGCAGGTCGGTGAGATCCCAGGGCTTGGTCACGTACCGGTACACCTGGCCCTGGTTGATCGCCGCGATGATGTCCTCGGGATCCGTGTAGCCGGTGAGCAGGATGGTGGTGACGTCCATCCCCTCGGCGCGCGCGGCCGCCACGAGCTGGGTGCCGCTCATCCCGGGCATCTTCTGGTCGGTGATGAGCGCGTCCACCGGCCCCTGGCGCAGGAGCTCCAGCGCCTCGGCGCCGGACTGCGCCCGCAGCACCCGGAAGCGGCGCTCGAACGCCCGCGTCAGCAGGTCCAGCACGTCCACTTCGTCGTCGACGAAGAGCAGGGTCGGTCGGGGGTCGGACACGTCAGTCCGGCAGTGTATGCGCAAAGCCGTGCCGGCCCCCAGTTCCGCGCTTCACGCGCAGTGCGCGAATGATTGACTCGGAACGTCTGTTCAGGGAGCATGGAGCACTGAAACTTTGTTGCGTCCCGGCAGCTCGCACCCGCCGGGCCTCGAGAGGGAGAGGCGATGGAAGAGCTCACGGACCGGCAGCGCGAGATTCTCACCTTCATCGTCAAGGAGACGGAGGCGCGGGGCTTTCCTCCCACCATCCGGGAGATCGGTGAGGAGATGGACATCCGCTCGACGAACGGGGTGAACGATCACCTCAAGGCGCTCGAGCGCAAGGGCTACCTCAACCGCGGCGAGCAGCAGAGCCGCTCGCTCGTCCCTACCAAGCGCGCGCGCCTGGTGCTGGGGCTGGGGCAGCGCAAGGACAGCGGGATGGTGGACGTCCCCCTGCTGGGCAAGGTGGCAGCCGGCGCTCCCCTCCTCGCGACCGAGAACGTCGAGGA
Proteins encoded in this window:
- a CDS encoding response regulator: MSDPRPTLLFVDDEVDVLDLLTRAFERRFRVLRAQSGAEALELLRQGPVDALITDQKMPGMSGTQLVAAARAEGMDVTTILLTGYTDPEDIIAAINQGQVYRYVTKPWDLTDLQVTVNGAVELTQLRRDRERLLRKLQQRVDALGVLYDVSRQSAQDPPSYDAIIDRVLSAVGRVLPYDCGAAVVSVNGGRSATLRLRCRGLVGERALVGVKDQMIAAYRKSSGYLLPEDRLTVRVSGTVTQEVQAQVSFASQLSVPLTASGRTVGTLTLFSRAPGAYGDEDGALLDVLANQTTDAIQALRASEEEARLRVERMVESMADGVLLTDEKNELVVLNPAARRLLRLGDDPAEATARHLQEKLGFYPFELVRGWEYGGAQALVEELHLFDRTVQSTVTPVNDARGQLRGVCVVLRDVTEQKRLEERKDAFVSMVSHELRTPLTSISGALDLVLNFLTGELNEKQHRYLSMARESTDRLNAIVDDLLDLSKFAQGRMRMRFELGALDDLVRRAAEHYGPAFLEKRIRVTLQLPAQPLKAVADADRLTQVLNNLLTNAVKFTPRDGDIRLDLSASPELPGWVVLSCWNNGEPIPERDLERIFDRFEQAHSPRTRAVRGTGLGLAISRSIVEAHGGRIWAEPCADGAHFVAVLPVEPPQNADEAARVDEPAARRALAGASVGRVLVVEQDAALGYGLKALLAARGFEVRFASSAEEALALARRDHPQAIVLGSQLPDVGGLQVAEILRHDPETRGVRLLVLSRAEERGRAFSAGADAFLLKPVQPGALEAAVESLVRGAGARSHGRVLVIDDDLKIASICREVLESHGFEVALAGSLADARRALRERRPDLLVLDVQLPDGDGFGFLEELKAERAGSHISVIFVSARTETAAKVRALKLGGDDYLTKPFDALELGARVESVLRRREQELNASPTTQLPGSGAIEREVQGRLQGRTPFAFCYLDLDNLKAFNDFYGFAKADGVVRQTGDLLREVVAQEGLPGDFLGHVAGDDFVFITTPETVDRVCTRLIESFDRIIPLYYDRQDRERGYIEGEDRFGERRRFPVMSVSIVAVMTDGSGSVDHAELARRAADLKKRAKAIPGSVYLRSDRDAGVRSAG